The Macrobrachium rosenbergii isolate ZJJX-2024 chromosome 8, ASM4041242v1, whole genome shotgun sequence genome includes a region encoding these proteins:
- the ScsbetaA gene encoding succinate--CoA ligase [ADP-forming] subunit beta, mitochondrial, with the protein MATVLSRTISAAEKVFARRALQAVSNAGAAPLAGIQQKRYLNVHEHVSFSVLKKSGIPVPGFGVASTAEEAYEIAKSLDSTDVVVKAQVLAGGRGKGYFKGGLKGGVKLVYSAEEAADIAGKMIGDLLVTKQTGEKGVACNKVLVCERKFPRREFYMAIMMERSFGGPVIIASAQGGVNIEDVAAESPEAIIKVPIDIVEGITDAKAEDIAKSLGLESRLEETVDVIKSLYNAFINFDASMIEINPYAEDTYGKMYALDAKMRFDDNAEFRQKEIFDERDWSQEDPKEVEASRYNLNYIALDGSIGCLVNGAGLAMATMDIIKLHGGSPANFLDVGGGATAEQVKEAFKIITADPNVHAIMVNIFGGIMRCDVIAQGIIAAAEELSLKIPIVVRLQGTNVDDAKALIAMSNLRILPCDNLDDAAKMVVKLSNIIQMAKAANVDVKFELPV; encoded by the exons ATGGCGACCGTACTAAGCCGGACGATTTCCGCTGCCGAGAAAGTTTTCGCCAGGAGGGCCCTTCAG GCTGTGAGCAATGCGGGGGCAGCACCTTTAGCAGGAATCCAACAGAAGAGATACTTGAATGTCCACGAACATGTCAGCTTCTCAGTGCTCAAGAAATCTGGCATTCCTGTGCCTGGCTTTGGAGTGGCCAGCACAGCTGAGGAGGCGTATGAAATTGCCAAGTCCCTAGATTCGACTGATGTTGTCGTCAAAGCTCAGGTTCTTGCTGGTGGACGAGGAAAGGGATATTTCAAGGGTGGATTGAAAGGAGGCGTCAAACTAGTTTACTC TGCAGAAGAAGCTGCAGATATTGCTGGCAAGATGATTGGGGATCTTCTTGTCACCAAGCAGACTGGTGAGAAAGGTGTTGCATGCAACAAGGTCTTAGTTTGTGAACGCAAGTTTCCACGACGAGAGTTCTACATGGCCATCATGATGGAACGGTCTTTTGGT GGTCCTGTGATAATTGCATCTGCTCAGGGTGGCGTCAATATCGAAGATGTAGCCGCAGAAAGTCCAGAGGCAATCATCAAAGTCCCAATTGATATTGTTGAAG GGATAACTGACGCCAAGGCAGAAGATATTGCGAAAAGCCTCGGTTTGGAGTCACGACTGGAGGAAACCGTTGATGTCATTAAATCTTTATATAATGCATTCATCAATTTTGATGCATCCATGATAGAAATCAACCCTTATGCTGAGGACACTTATGGAAAAA TGTACGCACTTGATGCAAAGATGCGGTTCGATGACAATGCTGAGTTCCGTCAGAAGGAAATATTCGACGAGAGAGATTGGTCTCAGGAAGATCCCAAGGAAGTGGAGGCTTCTAGGTATAATCTCAATTACATTGCTCTTGACG GTAGCATAGGCTGTTTGGTGAACGGAGCTGGCTTGGCAATGGCCACCATGGACATCATCAAGTTGCATGGAGGTTCGCCCGCCAATTTCTTGGACGTTGGTGGAGGAGCTACGGCAGAGCAAGTGAAGGAAGCCTTCAAGATCATCACAGCAGATCCAAAT GTTCATGCCATTATGGTGAACATCTTCGGTGGTATTATGCGATGTGATGTTATTGCCCAGGGTATTATTGCTGCTGCAGAAGAGCTCTCCTTAAAGATCCCCATTGTAGTGAGACTACAG GGCACTAATGTAGATGACGCCAAGGCCCTGATTGCGATGTCCAACCTGAGAATTTTACCTTGCGACAATCTTGATGATGCTGCGAAGATGGTTGTGAAGCTCTCAAACATCATCCAAATGGCCAAGGCTGCTAATGTTGATGTGAAATTTGAACTCCCTGTATAA